One segment of Drosophila ananassae strain 14024-0371.13 chromosome 3R, ASM1763931v2, whole genome shotgun sequence DNA contains the following:
- the LOC6497625 gene encoding proteasome subunit beta type-5: protein MALEEISGMNKWSFMKSRGALVLEKARKEIKKASCNMANPLMLMAPPFDKPKETLKYLADKGNVKMDFHHGTTTLGFIYQGGIVLCVDSRATAGAYIGSHGMKKVVPISDYMLSTIAGGAADCSYWDRVLTREVRLYELRHKERMPVKSAARFLANIAYQYRGMGLSMSIILAGWSDEGPSLVYVDADGLSVPGKLFSAGSGGECALGLLDTEYRYKMSDEKAFDLAFRSIYHASSRDVYTGGVVSCYHLDKKGWRLVAAKDSEELREDLASRMTPHNTNPVYNFGELHAETADDELGSPMQKRRRTD, encoded by the coding sequence ATGGCTTTGGAGGAAATAAGTGGAATGAATAAATGGTCGTTTATGAAGAGCCGCGGTGCTCTGGTCTTGGAAAAAGCTCGCAAGGAGATCAAGAAAGCTTCTTGCAACATGGCAAACCCCCTCATGCTGATGGCTCCACCTTTCGATAAGCCCAAGGAGACACTTAAGTATCTGGCCGACAAGGGAAACGTGAAGATGGACTTCCATCATGGCACCACCACTCTGGGATTTATTTACCAAGGCGGTATTGTCTTGTGCGTGGACTCCCGCGCCACAGCTGGGGCCTACATTGGATCGCATGGCATGAAGAAAGTGGTGCCGATAAGTGACTACATGCTGAGCACCATAGCCGGGGGAGCAGCGGACTGCTCCTACTGGGATCGGGTCTTGACCCGCGAAGTCCGCCTCTACGAGCTGCGCCACAAGGAGCGGATGCCAGTCAAATCGGCTGCTagatttttggccaacatcGCCTACCAGTATCGAGGAATGGGCCTTTCAATGAGCATTATTCTGGCTGGCTGGTCGGATGAAGGCCCCAGCCTAGTTTACGTGGACGCCGACGGGCTAAGCGTCCCAGGTAAGCTTTTCTCCGCTGGCAGTGGAGGCGAGTGTGCTTTGGGGCTCCTGGACACTGAGTATCGATATAAGATGAGCGATGAGAAAGCCTTCGATCTTGCGTTTCGCTCGATATATCATGCCTCGTCGCGGGACGTGTATACTGGCGGCGTGGTAAGCTGCTACCATTTGGACAAGAAGGGATGGAGGCTGGTGGCCGCCAAAGATAGCGAGGAGCTCCGCGAAGATTTAGCCAGTCGGATGACTCCTCATAACACTAATcctgtttataattttggtgAACTACACGCGGAAACCGCTGATGATGAGCTAGGATCTCCTATGCAGAAGAGGAGGCGTACTGATTGA